A section of the Pimelobacter simplex genome encodes:
- a CDS encoding serine hydrolase produces the protein MTRRMAIDDLAELAVASQPALSPDHRRLVHVVTTQDLAADQPVTQLWITDLDDDGAPRRLTRGGSDTAPAWSPDGSTIAYVRDQQVWLLPMSGGEPVQLTTLPLGAGAPVWSPDGSAIAFSAPVDRVATAEETDADRARRADAPIVSERLDYQIDGMGFVGTVRTQIHLAEIATGEVRQVTEGRHHAQNPAWSPDGATLVYTAKADGDSDLVASSAVFSLAVTGSHAAPRVVVAEGSMATAGFTPDGGSLLVVGHRGEPRGHAGLFRVDLATGELTDLAAGLDRNVMPGAPAYPGTVPQVVGDEVLFCVRDRGCTHLYAVGLGGGAPRLVHGGAGHVVSQVSVAGQRVAFALATPTSFGEIVTLDLATGAETTVTHHGESLAEVELYERTPREFTISDGTVVEGWLMRDESTSGPGPLLLDIHGGPHNAWNAAADEVHLYHQELVARGWTVLILNPRGSDGYGEKHYDALFGGWGVTDANDFLEPVDLLVAEGIADPARLGVTGYSYGGYMTCYLTSRDTRFAAAVPGGAIADVISMGGTSDLGHYLSALEFSSLPWQDPVGLAEMSPYPRVDQVTTPSLVLHGAADVRCPVGQAEQWHAALRERGVPTGLVLYPGASHNFLITGRPSHRQDYGRRVVDWVERYAGNAAGPRPARIDAEHWARRLERLAARHQVPGAQLGILRLGVDGAPDETAYAATGVLHAASGAPATTDALWQIGSITKVWTATVIMQLIDEDAFTLHTPVTEILPELRLKDEEAAAKVTIWHLLTHTSGIEGDVFVDTGRGDDCLEKYAAVLADVDQIHPVGATWSYSNSAFSLLGRVIEVTTGLTWDQAMRERLFAPLGLTRTVTLPEEAMVFPHAMGHLVGLPDPEPAGVAMLPRSVGPAGLITSTVADVLAFARLHLMGGVAADGTRVVSQDSVAAMNADQVPGVEQLLMGETRGLAWFRFDWNGHPTYGHDGNTIGQAAFLRILPEAGIAVTLLTNGGSTRDLYTELYEEIFSELADVHLPARFAPPVEPPVVNHSPYLGRYERGELLVEFLLEEGEPVLRTTLKGPLADVLPAVETYTVVPVVDGVYAIQASGATDWVRVSFYDLPTGEQGIHIGLRATPRKA, from the coding sequence ATGACCCGCAGGATGGCCATCGACGACCTGGCCGAGCTGGCCGTCGCGTCCCAGCCGGCGCTCTCGCCGGACCACCGTCGCCTCGTCCACGTGGTGACGACCCAGGACCTCGCAGCGGACCAGCCGGTCACCCAGCTGTGGATCACGGACCTCGACGACGACGGGGCGCCCCGGCGGCTCACCCGCGGAGGCTCGGACACCGCCCCCGCCTGGTCGCCCGACGGCTCGACGATCGCCTACGTGCGCGACCAGCAGGTCTGGCTGCTCCCGATGTCCGGGGGAGAGCCGGTGCAGCTCACCACGCTCCCGCTCGGCGCCGGCGCACCGGTGTGGAGCCCCGACGGCTCGGCGATCGCCTTCAGCGCGCCCGTGGACCGCGTCGCCACCGCGGAGGAGACCGACGCCGACCGTGCCCGGCGCGCGGATGCGCCGATCGTCAGCGAGCGACTCGACTACCAGATCGACGGCATGGGCTTCGTCGGCACCGTGCGCACGCAGATCCACCTGGCGGAGATCGCCACGGGCGAGGTCCGCCAGGTCACCGAGGGCCGTCACCACGCCCAGAACCCGGCGTGGTCGCCGGACGGCGCGACGCTGGTCTACACGGCGAAGGCCGACGGCGACTCCGACCTCGTGGCGTCGAGTGCGGTCTTCTCCCTCGCGGTGACCGGCTCCCACGCCGCCCCGCGCGTCGTCGTGGCCGAGGGGAGCATGGCGACGGCCGGCTTCACCCCCGACGGCGGCTCCCTGCTCGTCGTCGGCCACCGCGGGGAGCCGCGCGGCCACGCCGGGCTGTTCCGCGTCGACCTCGCCACCGGCGAGCTCACCGACCTCGCGGCCGGCCTCGACCGCAACGTCATGCCCGGCGCGCCGGCGTACCCCGGAACGGTGCCGCAGGTGGTGGGCGACGAGGTGCTGTTCTGCGTCCGCGACCGCGGTTGCACGCACCTGTACGCCGTCGGCCTGGGCGGTGGCGCTCCGCGGCTCGTGCACGGGGGAGCGGGGCACGTCGTCAGCCAGGTGTCCGTCGCGGGACAGCGGGTCGCCTTCGCGCTCGCCACGCCCACCTCGTTCGGCGAGATCGTCACGCTCGACCTGGCGACCGGCGCCGAGACCACGGTGACCCACCACGGCGAGAGCCTTGCGGAGGTCGAGCTCTACGAGCGCACCCCTCGCGAGTTCACCATCTCCGACGGCACCGTCGTCGAGGGCTGGTTGATGCGTGACGAGTCCACGTCCGGCCCGGGACCCCTGCTGCTCGACATCCACGGCGGCCCGCACAACGCGTGGAACGCCGCGGCCGACGAGGTGCACCTCTACCACCAGGAGCTGGTGGCCCGCGGCTGGACCGTGCTGATCCTCAACCCGCGCGGCTCCGACGGCTACGGCGAGAAGCACTACGACGCCCTCTTCGGCGGATGGGGCGTCACCGACGCGAACGACTTCCTCGAGCCCGTCGACCTCCTCGTGGCCGAGGGGATCGCGGACCCGGCGCGGCTGGGCGTCACCGGCTACAGCTACGGCGGCTACATGACCTGCTACCTCACCAGCCGCGACACCCGCTTCGCCGCGGCCGTCCCGGGCGGTGCGATCGCCGACGTGATCAGCATGGGCGGAACCAGCGACCTCGGCCACTACCTGAGCGCCCTGGAGTTCAGCTCCCTGCCCTGGCAGGACCCTGTCGGGCTGGCGGAGATGTCGCCGTACCCGCGGGTCGACCAGGTGACCACGCCCTCCCTCGTGCTGCACGGCGCGGCCGACGTACGGTGCCCGGTCGGTCAGGCGGAGCAGTGGCACGCCGCCCTGCGCGAGCGTGGCGTGCCGACCGGCCTCGTCCTCTACCCGGGCGCCTCGCACAACTTCCTGATCACCGGTCGGCCCTCCCACCGCCAGGACTACGGCCGCCGCGTCGTCGACTGGGTGGAGCGGTACGCCGGCAACGCGGCCGGTCCGCGTCCGGCCAGGATCGACGCCGAGCACTGGGCTCGGCGGCTGGAGAGGCTGGCCGCGAGGCACCAGGTCCCCGGCGCCCAGCTCGGCATCCTCCGCCTGGGGGTCGACGGTGCGCCCGACGAGACGGCGTACGCCGCCACCGGTGTGCTGCACGCCGCCTCGGGCGCCCCGGCGACGACCGATGCCCTGTGGCAGATCGGCTCGATCACGAAGGTGTGGACCGCCACGGTCATCATGCAGCTGATCGACGAGGACGCCTTCACGCTGCACACCCCGGTGACCGAGATCCTCCCGGAGCTGAGGCTCAAGGACGAGGAGGCCGCGGCCAAGGTCACCATCTGGCACCTGCTGACCCACACGAGCGGCATCGAGGGCGATGTCTTCGTCGACACCGGGCGTGGCGACGACTGCCTGGAGAAGTATGCCGCCGTGCTGGCCGACGTCGACCAGATCCACCCGGTCGGGGCGACCTGGTCCTACAGCAACTCGGCGTTCTCCCTCCTGGGCCGGGTCATCGAGGTGACCACCGGACTCACCTGGGACCAGGCGATGCGGGAGCGGCTCTTCGCCCCGCTGGGGCTGACCCGCACGGTCACGCTGCCGGAGGAGGCGATGGTGTTCCCCCATGCCATGGGGCACCTCGTGGGCCTGCCGGATCCCGAGCCGGCCGGGGTCGCGATGCTGCCGCGGTCGGTCGGTCCGGCCGGGCTCATCACCTCGACTGTCGCCGACGTCCTGGCATTCGCCCGTCTGCACCTGATGGGCGGGGTGGCCGCCGATGGCACCCGGGTGGTGTCGCAGGACAGCGTGGCGGCGATGAACGCCGACCAGGTCCCCGGTGTGGAGCAGCTGCTGATGGGCGAGACGCGGGGTCTGGCCTGGTTCCGCTTCGACTGGAACGGTCACCCCACCTACGGCCACGACGGGAACACCATCGGGCAGGCCGCCTTCCTGCGGATCCTTCCTGAGGCTGGGATCGCCGTCACGCTCCTCACGAACGGGGGGAGCACCCGCGACCTCTACACCGAGCTCTACGAGGAGATCTTCAGCGAGCTGGCCGACGTCCACCTCCCCGCCCGGTTCGCTCCGCCCGTCGAGCCGCCGGTCGTCAACCACTCGCCTTACCTGGGCCGGTATGAACGCGGGGAGCTCCTGGTGGAGTTCCTCCTCGAGGAGGGCGAGCCGGTCCTGCGAACCACGCTCAAGGGGCCGCTTGCCGACGTCCTTCCTGCGGTGGAGACCTACACGGTCGTGCCGGTCGTCGATGGCGTGTACGCCATCCAGGCATCCGGGGCGACGGACTGGGTCCGTGTCAGCTTCTACGACTTGCCGACCGGTGAGCAGGGCATCCACATCGGCCTGCGTGCCACCCCGAGGAAGGCCTGA
- a CDS encoding ABC transporter ATP-binding protein, which yields MSTLDFDNVSVKYGASTVLRDVTLTVADGQVVGLVGESGSGKSTLARAAVGLAPISAGRILLDGAEVKPRGRHRPLQIVFQDPYSSLDPRMTVGESIAEAIPDRLGRAARRAEITRLLELVHLDPARATSLPRQLSGGQRQRVALARALAGRPEVVIADEITSALDVSVQGAVLNLVREMQRELGLSMLFISHNLAVVRYVASHVAVMYQGRIVEQGPTADVLERPTHPYTQRLVAAVPGRHHRTA from the coding sequence GTGAGCACGCTCGACTTCGACAACGTCAGCGTCAAGTACGGCGCCTCCACGGTGCTGCGGGACGTCACCCTGACCGTCGCCGACGGCCAGGTCGTCGGTCTGGTCGGCGAGTCCGGCTCCGGCAAGTCCACGCTGGCGCGGGCCGCCGTGGGGCTGGCGCCGATCAGCGCCGGCCGCATCCTGCTCGACGGCGCCGAGGTGAAGCCGCGGGGCCGCCACCGACCGCTGCAGATCGTCTTCCAGGACCCCTACTCCTCCCTCGACCCGCGGATGACGGTCGGCGAGAGCATCGCGGAGGCGATTCCCGACCGGCTCGGCCGGGCAGCGCGCCGGGCCGAGATCACCCGGCTCCTCGAGCTCGTCCACCTCGACCCGGCCCGGGCCACGAGCCTGCCGCGCCAGCTCTCCGGGGGACAGCGCCAGCGGGTCGCGCTCGCGCGTGCGCTGGCCGGACGCCCGGAGGTCGTGATCGCCGACGAGATCACCTCGGCGCTCGACGTCTCCGTGCAGGGTGCCGTTCTCAACCTGGTGCGCGAGATGCAGCGCGAGCTCGGCCTGTCGATGCTCTTCATCTCCCACAACCTCGCCGTCGTCCGGTACGTCGCGAGCCACGTCGCCGTCATGTACCAGGGCCGCATCGTCGAGCAGGGCCCGACCGCCGACGTCCTCGAGCGTCCCACCCACCCCTACACCCAGCGTCTGGTGGCGGCCGTGCCCGGCCGTCATCACCGCACTGCCTGA
- a CDS encoding ABC transporter permease, with amino-acid sequence MLGGRWTRFALRRGGRLLVSLWVLVTASFLMIHLVPGDPVRASLGMTAPADLVEAKREALGLNDPLLTQYGHFLGNLVQGDLGSSIATQLPVADTIAQRLPATATLGGLAFLLAVAIAIPVGVGIAVLTRKGRRRRTELAFASTSVLLGVGLVYVFAVTLQWLPVAGNETASSYVLPVIALALGSAAVLSRIMRVEMLKVLEADYIRTARAKRLPPLRVLLVHALPNAVTATLTIGGLLLSSLIAGTVLVENVFSWPGLGSTIVQSITTKDYPLVQGIVIVYGLGVLLINTLVDVTLAILDPRSTIGAA; translated from the coding sequence CTGCTCGGGGGACGTTGGACCCGGTTCGCCCTCAGGCGAGGTGGGCGGCTGTTGGTGTCGCTCTGGGTCCTCGTGACGGCGTCCTTCCTGATGATCCACCTGGTGCCGGGGGACCCGGTCCGGGCCTCGCTCGGGATGACCGCCCCGGCCGACCTGGTGGAGGCGAAGCGCGAGGCGCTGGGTCTCAACGACCCGCTGCTCACCCAGTACGGCCACTTCCTGGGCAACCTCGTGCAGGGTGACCTCGGCAGCTCGATCGCGACGCAGCTGCCCGTCGCGGACACCATCGCGCAGCGACTCCCCGCAACGGCCACCTTGGGTGGGCTCGCGTTCCTGCTCGCGGTGGCGATCGCCATCCCGGTCGGCGTCGGGATCGCCGTGCTCACCCGCAAGGGGAGGCGACGCCGCACCGAGCTGGCGTTCGCGAGCACCAGCGTCCTGCTCGGCGTCGGGCTCGTCTACGTCTTCGCCGTCACCCTGCAGTGGTTGCCCGTCGCGGGCAACGAGACCGCGTCGTCGTATGTCCTCCCGGTCATCGCACTCGCCCTCGGCTCGGCGGCGGTGCTCTCCCGGATCATGCGCGTCGAGATGCTCAAGGTCCTCGAAGCCGACTACATCCGCACGGCCCGCGCCAAGCGCCTGCCGCCGTTGCGCGTCCTCCTCGTCCACGCGCTCCCGAACGCGGTGACCGCGACCCTGACCATCGGAGGACTGTTGCTCAGCTCCTTGATCGCCGGCACGGTGCTGGTGGAGAACGTCTTCTCCTGGCCGGGCCTGGGCAGCACGATCGTCCAGTCGATCACCACCAAGGACTACCCGCTGGTGCAGGGAATCGTGATCGTGTACGGCCTCGGGGTGCTGCTCATCAACACCCTCGTCGACGTGACGCTCGCGATCCTCGACCCACGTTCGACGATCGGCGCTGCGTGA
- a CDS encoding dipeptide/oligopeptide/nickel ABC transporter permease/ATP-binding protein, whose amino-acid sequence MTTSTSSRRWRRVLSTPVGMVGFGLLALVVVLAVLAPLLWHDRAVAVDTANAMAGPSSDHWIGTDALGRDLFFRVLVATRLSLLLAVCSTAIAITVGLVLGAAPLLLGPRMGRLVGALINVLVAFPGLLLVLFFAVVFGVGAKGAVFAIAMAGAPAFARLCQTMVAGVLGLDYVAAARVAGVGRFRILFRHVLPNIAEPLIVNASIGAGGMLLAFAGLSFLGLGVQAPAYDWGRLMQEGLTGIYIHPLAALAPGLAVIIAGLAFNLTGEAIARGFGIPEAGNLAPAPARTPAVPDDESGADAHAAPAPERGDVLDVRDLHVTFPGPAGAIRPVRGVSFSIGRGQAVAIVGESGSGKSLTALAAAQLVEEPGRVEADQLTFVGTDLLDGEADAKLLGQSLSVVFQDPMTSFNPAHRMGPQLAEVARQHQGLSRKAALARAVDRLRAVKVVDPERRAKQYPFEFSGGMRQRAMIGMGLMGTPQLIIADEPTTALDVTVQQQVLDLLGEIRRTDDVALLLISHDVAVVAEICDRVLVMYAGRIVEELPAADLWTGAQHPYTRALVAAVPDMETDLDAPLASIAGRPVDPTDIPIGCAYAARCPLADDHCRSADPDLVTDAAGNRVACWRAGQTLSLGPTVTSEKKVVTS is encoded by the coding sequence ATGACGACATCGACCTCTTCCCGGCGCTGGCGCCGCGTGCTGAGCACACCCGTCGGCATGGTCGGGTTCGGCCTGCTCGCCCTGGTGGTGGTGCTGGCCGTGCTCGCGCCGCTCCTCTGGCACGACCGCGCGGTGGCCGTCGACACGGCCAACGCCATGGCGGGTCCGTCCAGCGACCACTGGATCGGCACGGACGCCCTCGGGCGTGACCTCTTCTTCCGCGTCCTGGTGGCGACGCGTCTCTCGCTGCTGCTCGCCGTCTGCTCCACGGCCATCGCGATCACCGTCGGTCTGGTGCTCGGCGCGGCACCACTCCTCCTCGGTCCGCGGATGGGCCGCCTGGTGGGGGCCCTGATCAACGTGCTGGTGGCGTTCCCCGGGCTCTTGCTGGTGCTCTTCTTCGCGGTGGTCTTCGGTGTCGGCGCGAAGGGAGCCGTGTTCGCGATCGCGATGGCCGGTGCTCCCGCCTTCGCCCGCCTGTGCCAGACCATGGTCGCCGGGGTCCTCGGGCTCGACTACGTCGCCGCGGCCCGCGTGGCCGGGGTCGGTCGTTTCCGGATCCTGTTCCGCCACGTGCTGCCCAACATCGCCGAGCCCCTCATCGTCAACGCCTCGATCGGTGCCGGCGGGATGCTGCTCGCCTTCGCGGGCCTGTCCTTCCTCGGGCTCGGTGTCCAGGCGCCCGCCTACGACTGGGGCCGGTTGATGCAGGAGGGCCTGACGGGCATCTACATCCACCCCTTGGCGGCACTCGCCCCGGGCCTCGCGGTGATCATCGCCGGTCTTGCCTTCAACCTCACGGGCGAGGCCATCGCGCGGGGCTTCGGCATCCCGGAGGCGGGCAACCTGGCGCCCGCGCCGGCCCGTACGCCCGCGGTGCCGGACGACGAGTCCGGGGCCGACGCCCACGCCGCCCCCGCGCCCGAGCGCGGTGATGTGCTCGACGTACGCGACCTGCACGTGACGTTCCCCGGCCCGGCGGGTGCGATCCGCCCCGTCCGAGGGGTGTCGTTCAGCATCGGCCGCGGCCAGGCCGTCGCCATCGTCGGCGAGTCCGGGTCCGGCAAGTCGCTCACCGCCCTGGCGGCGGCGCAGCTGGTCGAGGAGCCGGGCCGGGTCGAGGCCGACCAGCTCACGTTCGTCGGCACCGACCTCCTCGACGGTGAGGCCGACGCGAAGCTCCTCGGGCAGTCGTTGTCCGTGGTCTTCCAGGACCCCATGACCTCCTTCAACCCCGCGCACCGGATGGGGCCGCAGCTGGCCGAGGTCGCTCGTCAGCACCAGGGTCTGAGCCGCAAGGCGGCCCTGGCCCGGGCCGTCGACCGGCTCCGTGCCGTCAAGGTGGTCGACCCGGAGCGCCGGGCCAAGCAGTACCCGTTCGAGTTCTCCGGCGGGATGCGCCAGCGGGCGATGATCGGCATGGGCCTGATGGGCACCCCGCAGCTGATCATCGCCGACGAGCCGACCACCGCCCTCGACGTCACCGTCCAGCAGCAGGTGCTCGACCTGCTGGGGGAGATCCGCCGCACCGACGACGTGGCGCTGCTCCTGATCAGCCATGACGTCGCCGTGGTCGCCGAGATCTGCGACCGGGTGCTGGTGATGTACGCCGGACGGATCGTCGAGGAGCTGCCCGCCGCCGACCTCTGGACCGGAGCGCAGCATCCCTACACGCGCGCCCTGGTGGCCGCCGTACCGGACATGGAGACCGACCTCGACGCCCCGCTGGCCAGCATCGCCGGGCGACCGGTGGACCCGACGGACATCCCGATCGGCTGCGCGTACGCCGCGCGCTGCCCCCTGGCCGACGACCACTGCCGCTCCGCCGACCCCGATCTCGTCACCGACGCGGCGGGCAACCGGGTCGCCTGCTGGCGCGCCGGCCAGACGCTGTCGCTCGGCCCCACCGTCACCAGCGAGAAGAAGGTGGTCACCTCGTGA
- a CDS encoding GNAT family N-acetyltransferase, with protein MTRAPVNPDVTEAEASAAAAERASGVTIRNLTEIDEINEVTDLLALIWGRPDNPPISSELLRALGKADNYIGGAYDGDELVGACVGFHASPNTRILHSHIAGVSPSAAGRHVGYALKLHQRAWALSRDIGIIEWTYDPLVARNAHFNLVKLGALPAEYLTNFYGEMHDVINGGDDTDRLLVTWDLTSPEVVAACRGVRREPVTPAGAIRVAVPADIESLRLASPAESRAWRLEVRAELAAHLAGGGRIVGFDRAAGYVLVPAAEAAQP; from the coding sequence ATGACCAGAGCACCCGTCAACCCCGACGTCACCGAGGCGGAGGCCTCGGCCGCCGCCGCAGAGCGCGCGTCGGGTGTGACCATCCGCAACCTGACCGAGATCGACGAGATCAACGAGGTCACCGACCTGCTGGCCCTCATCTGGGGCCGTCCGGACAACCCGCCGATCAGCTCCGAGCTCCTGCGGGCGCTCGGCAAGGCCGACAACTACATCGGCGGGGCCTATGACGGTGACGAGCTGGTCGGCGCGTGCGTCGGCTTCCACGCGTCGCCCAACACCCGCATCCTGCACAGCCACATCGCGGGTGTCTCCCCGTCGGCCGCCGGTCGTCACGTCGGCTATGCCCTCAAGCTCCACCAGCGGGCCTGGGCTCTGTCCCGCGACATCGGCATCATCGAGTGGACCTACGACCCCTTGGTGGCCCGCAACGCCCACTTCAACCTCGTCAAGCTCGGCGCACTGCCGGCCGAGTACCTCACCAACTTCTACGGCGAGATGCACGACGTCATCAACGGCGGGGACGACACCGACCGGCTGCTGGTGACCTGGGACCTCACCTCGCCCGAGGTGGTCGCGGCGTGCCGGGGCGTGCGGAGGGAGCCGGTCACTCCGGCGGGCGCGATCCGCGTCGCCGTACCCGCGGACATCGAGTCGCTGCGCCTGGCCTCTCCGGCGGAGAGCCGGGCCTGGAGGCTCGAGGTGCGTGCGGAGCTCGCGGCGCACCTTGCCGGCGGCGGCCGCATCGTCGGTTTCGACCGTGCTGCGGGCTACGTGCTCGTCCCCGCCGCCGAAGCCGCGCAGCCGTGA
- a CDS encoding M20 family metallopeptidase, with translation MTVSTPGVALDLVLADLRELIECESPSSDLEAVGRSADVVARIGASRMGAEPERIVIDGCTHLVWRHGPTKVLLVGHHDTVWPLGTLARQPFSVVDGVLRGPGCFDMSAGLVMAMHTVAALGEAGRAGVTVLVTGDEEIGSPTSRSLIEEEARGAVAALVLEASADGGALKTARKGTSMYEIHLTGRAAHAGLEPEKGINAGVELAHQVLALGALSDPEAGTTVTPTASNAGTTLNTVPASASVSVDVRAWTVAEQERVDAAIRALTTTLPGASISVRGGINRPPLEESSSRELFARASRLAEALGQPPVSATAVGGASDGNFTAGVGTPTLDGLGAVGGGAHADSEHVVVDRLVDRTILLQALVAELLEESA, from the coding sequence ATGACCGTATCCACCCCCGGCGTGGCACTCGACCTGGTGCTCGCCGACCTGCGCGAGCTGATCGAGTGCGAGTCTCCGTCGAGCGATCTCGAGGCCGTGGGCCGATCGGCCGACGTGGTGGCGCGGATCGGTGCGTCCCGGATGGGTGCCGAGCCCGAGCGGATCGTGATCGACGGTTGCACCCACCTGGTGTGGCGCCACGGGCCGACCAAGGTGCTCCTGGTCGGCCACCACGACACGGTGTGGCCGCTCGGCACCCTGGCTCGTCAGCCGTTCTCCGTCGTGGACGGGGTGCTGCGCGGCCCGGGCTGCTTCGACATGTCGGCCGGGCTCGTGATGGCGATGCACACGGTGGCCGCCCTCGGGGAGGCCGGCCGGGCCGGCGTGACCGTCCTGGTCACGGGTGACGAGGAGATCGGATCGCCGACCTCGCGCAGCCTGATCGAGGAGGAGGCACGAGGCGCGGTCGCTGCGCTCGTGCTCGAGGCGTCCGCCGACGGCGGCGCGCTCAAGACCGCCCGCAAGGGCACCTCGATGTACGAGATCCACCTGACGGGCCGCGCGGCCCATGCGGGACTGGAGCCGGAGAAGGGCATCAACGCCGGCGTCGAGCTCGCTCACCAGGTCCTCGCCCTCGGAGCCTTGAGCGACCCGGAGGCCGGTACGACGGTGACCCCGACGGCGTCGAACGCCGGGACGACGCTCAACACCGTCCCGGCGTCGGCCTCGGTCTCGGTCGACGTACGCGCCTGGACCGTCGCGGAGCAGGAGCGCGTCGATGCCGCGATCCGTGCCCTGACGACCACGCTGCCCGGAGCGTCGATCAGCGTGCGTGGCGGGATCAACCGCCCGCCCCTGGAGGAGTCGTCCTCCCGCGAGCTGTTCGCGCGTGCCTCTCGCCTCGCCGAGGCTCTCGGCCAGCCGCCCGTCAGCGCGACCGCGGTCGGCGGCGCCTCGGACGGCAACTTCACCGCAGGCGTCGGGACGCCCACCCTCGACGGCCTGGGTGCCGTCGGCGGCGGAGCGCACGCCGACAGCGAACACGTCGTGGTCGACCGCCTGGTCGATCGCACCATCCTGCTGCAGGCGCTGGTCGCCGAGCTTCTCGAGGAGAGCGCATGA
- a CDS encoding ABC transporter substrate-binding protein encodes MRTVTTRSALLALSLSLVGTAGLVACSSGSGSDNGPKSYADGKTFAFAMNSDPGALDPQQSLTGNLTQLTQFAYDSLLSVAADTGEIQSQLADSWKVDGKTITLEIRDGVTCSDGSPFDAQTVVDNLTYLSDEANKSPFLGLYYPAGSTATASGSTVTIKVGVTGPFVLNALAKVPMVCEAGLKDRSTLTDGTSGTGPYVLESSVPGSKYVYKVREGYTWGPDGASTATKGMPAQIDATVVLNETTAANGLLTGTLNAATIKGPDAERLDKAGVASADLPIILGEQWYNHAEGHLTSDPAVRMALTQGIDYTQLADVLTAGKGIPTTQLAPMPPIACQGTTTGAVPAFDAKAAGALLDEAGWVKGSDGIRTKDGKKLELSLLVDNFAGNPAAAASELAVENWKAIGIKVNAKLLSTSQLSEPLFTTGDWDIAWETVGVNSPDQMVPFLSGDTANNFSHIDNADYEAKVEAANAKVGSESCPDWLAAEESLFAAADLVPFAGSSNPTFLKGAELTTGAILVPSAIRMLG; translated from the coding sequence ATGAGGACCGTCACCACCAGGAGTGCCCTGCTGGCACTCTCCCTCTCGCTGGTCGGCACCGCCGGCCTCGTCGCCTGCAGCTCCGGCAGCGGGTCCGACAACGGCCCGAAGTCGTACGCCGACGGCAAGACCTTCGCGTTCGCGATGAACTCCGATCCCGGCGCCCTCGACCCCCAGCAGTCGTTGACCGGCAACCTCACCCAGCTCACCCAGTTCGCCTACGACAGCCTGCTGTCCGTCGCGGCCGACACGGGCGAGATCCAGTCGCAGCTCGCGGACTCCTGGAAGGTCGACGGCAAGACCATCACGCTCGAGATCCGCGACGGGGTGACCTGCTCCGACGGCTCGCCCTTCGATGCGCAGACGGTCGTCGACAACCTCACCTACCTCAGCGACGAGGCGAACAAGAGCCCGTTCCTCGGGCTCTACTACCCCGCGGGTTCCACGGCGACCGCGTCCGGCTCGACCGTCACCATCAAGGTCGGCGTCACCGGACCGTTCGTCCTCAACGCCCTGGCCAAGGTCCCCATGGTGTGCGAGGCCGGGCTGAAGGATCGCAGCACCCTCACGGACGGGACGTCCGGTACCGGCCCCTACGTGCTGGAGAGCTCGGTCCCGGGCAGCAAGTACGTCTACAAGGTCCGCGAGGGCTACACGTGGGGCCCCGACGGCGCCTCGACCGCGACCAAGGGCATGCCGGCCCAGATCGACGCCACCGTGGTTCTCAACGAGACCACCGCCGCGAACGGTCTCCTCACCGGGACGCTCAACGCGGCGACGATCAAGGGGCCTGACGCCGAGCGTCTGGACAAGGCCGGCGTCGCGTCGGCCGACCTCCCGATCATCCTCGGCGAGCAGTGGTACAACCACGCCGAGGGCCACCTGACCAGCGACCCGGCCGTCCGGATGGCGCTCACCCAGGGCATCGACTACACCCAGCTGGCGGACGTCCTGACCGCCGGCAAGGGCATCCCCACCACCCAGCTCGCCCCGATGCCGCCCATCGCGTGCCAGGGCACGACCACCGGTGCGGTGCCGGCCTTCGACGCCAAGGCCGCCGGGGCCCTCCTCGACGAGGCGGGGTGGGTCAAGGGCTCCGACGGCATCCGGACGAAGGACGGCAAGAAGCTCGAGCTGAGCCTCCTGGTCGACAACTTCGCGGGCAACCCGGCCGCCGCCGCGTCCGAGCTCGCCGTCGAGAACTGGAAGGCGATCGGGATCAAGGTCAACGCCAAGCTGCTGAGCACCTCGCAGCTGTCCGAGCCGCTCTTCACGACGGGTGACTGGGACATCGCGTGGGAGACCGTGGGCGTCAACTCGCCCGACCAGATGGTGCCGTTCCTGTCCGGCGACACCGCCAACAACTTCTCCCACATCGACAACGCCGACTACGAGGCCAAGGTCGAGGCGGCCAACGCCAAGGTGGGCTCCGAGAGCTGCCCCGACTGGCTCGCCGCCGAGGAGAGCCTGTTCGCGGCCGCCGACCTCGTCCCGTTCGCGGGGAGCTCGAACCCGACCTTCCTCAAGGGCGCGGAGCTCACCACCGGCGCGATCCTCGTCCCCAGCGCCATCCGCATGCTCGGCTGA